A window from Gammaproteobacteria bacterium encodes these proteins:
- a CDS encoding PilZ domain-containing protein, with the protein MTDNSRGILSLSIKDKPSLEAAYMPFVKNGGIFVPTKKVYKLGEDVFMLLTLIDDKERIPIAGRVVWITPQGAQGNRAQGIGVQFNDQDQGASRNLIDGLLVGTPKSESAGQTM; encoded by the coding sequence ATGACGGACAACAGTCGGGGCATACTTTCGTTGTCGATCAAGGACAAGCCATCCCTGGAGGCCGCCTACATGCCGTTTGTGAAAAACGGCGGCATTTTTGTTCCCACTAAGAAAGTTTACAAGCTGGGCGAGGATGTTTTCATGCTCCTGACCTTGATCGATGACAAGGAACGCATTCCGATAGCGGGAAGGGTTGTCTGGATTACGCCACAAGGTGCGCAGGGCAATCGCGCGCAGGGCATCGGAGTGCAGTTCAACGATCAAGACCAAGGTGCGTCACGCAATCTTATTGACGGATTACTGGTGGGCACGCCGAAAAGCGAGAGCGCCGGGCAGACGATGTAG
- a CDS encoding DNA polymerase III subunit delta', translating to MIALPESYPWHSAQWARYARRAQEATLPHALLLSGPAGLGKLNFAYRFARFLLCDAPKEITACGRCRGCHLLSVGNHADFLHTAPEGDSRQIKIDQIRALSHFVSLSRDSGRYKVVLISNADTINRNAANSLLKTLEEPPPFSVILLITAWAASLPATLLSRCQRIEFRCPARAMALEWLATKAPDIDAETCLALARGAPLTALACSRDDLLSARRALFSDIQRLAEARDTPVKVAERWRQYAPEMIVGWLLSWLADVVKLKSNVTLGGLNNPDVAQGLQAVARRLDLVASFALYDLLIGYRRMQHAPLNPQLVLEDTLIALTGIFNVAKP from the coding sequence GTGATCGCATTGCCGGAATCGTACCCTTGGCATTCGGCGCAGTGGGCGCGATATGCCCGCCGCGCACAAGAGGCGACGCTCCCGCATGCCCTGCTGCTGAGCGGCCCGGCCGGTCTTGGCAAACTGAATTTCGCGTACCGATTCGCGCGTTTTCTGCTATGCGATGCCCCCAAAGAAATCACTGCCTGCGGGCGTTGCCGAGGCTGTCACCTGCTCTCCGTAGGCAATCATGCGGATTTTCTGCACACGGCACCGGAAGGCGACAGTCGGCAGATCAAGATCGATCAGATACGCGCATTGAGCCATTTTGTCAGCCTGAGTCGTGACTCGGGGCGTTATAAGGTCGTATTGATCTCGAACGCCGACACGATCAACCGGAACGCTGCCAACAGTTTGCTGAAGACGCTTGAAGAACCGCCACCATTTTCAGTCATCCTGCTGATCACCGCGTGGGCGGCGTCATTGCCCGCGACCTTGCTGAGCCGTTGTCAACGGATCGAGTTCAGGTGTCCGGCGCGCGCCATGGCGCTCGAATGGCTGGCAACGAAGGCGCCCGACATCGATGCTGAGACTTGCCTTGCGCTCGCGCGCGGCGCACCGCTGACCGCGCTGGCCTGTAGTCGCGATGATCTGCTCAGCGCGCGGCGCGCCCTGTTCTCGGACATACAGCGGCTGGCCGAGGCGCGCGATACGCCGGTTAAAGTGGCAGAACGCTGGCGTCAATATGCGCCCGAAATGATCGTGGGCTGGCTGCTGTCATGGTTGGCCGACGTGGTGAAATTAAAGTCCAATGTCACGCTCGGCGGCTTAAATAACCCGGATGTCGCCCAGGGCTTGCAGGCTGTCGCCCGGCGCCTAGACTTGGTCGCTTCGTTCGCACTCTACGACCTATTGATCGGGTATCGCCGGATGCAGCATGCGCCACTCAATCCCCAGCTCGTGCTGGAGGATACGCTGATTGCGCTGACCGGCATATTCAACGTTGCCAAGCCATGA
- a CDS encoding dTMP kinase: protein MNTPRFITVEGIEGVGKSTHISALCELLRTRGIDVVATREPGGTELGDHIRGLLLDGGIPAMGPDTELLLIFAARAEHLRQVVLPALAAGRWVVSDRFTDATYAYQGAGRGIAGQRIADLEQWVQNDFRPDYTLLLQAGIETALSRIRSRGPEDRFEREKADFFARVQQAYLERANREPRRFHVIDANGGLDDVRRRIADVVETLVT, encoded by the coding sequence GTGAATACGCCGCGGTTTATCACTGTTGAAGGCATCGAAGGGGTGGGTAAATCGACGCATATCAGTGCCTTGTGTGAGCTTCTGCGAACGCGCGGTATCGACGTAGTCGCCACGCGTGAGCCTGGCGGTACCGAGTTGGGCGATCATATCCGCGGCTTGTTGCTGGATGGCGGGATACCGGCCATGGGTCCGGACACCGAGCTGTTGCTGATCTTCGCGGCGCGCGCGGAACATCTGCGGCAGGTCGTTTTGCCCGCCCTGGCGGCGGGTCGCTGGGTCGTGAGCGATCGTTTTACCGATGCGACCTACGCTTATCAGGGTGCCGGCCGAGGCATTGCCGGACAACGAATTGCCGACCTGGAGCAGTGGGTGCAGAATGATTTCAGGCCGGATTACACCCTGCTGCTGCAAGCCGGAATCGAAACCGCGCTGTCGAGAATCCGGTCGCGGGGGCCAGAGGACCGTTTCGAGCGCGAGAAAGCGGATTTCTTTGCCCGCGTGCAGCAGGCGTATCTTGAGCGCGCAAATCGCGAGCCCCGACGATTCCATGTCATCGACGCCAATGGCGGCCTGGATGACGTTCGTCGCCGGATCGCCGACGTGGTCGAAACGTTAGTCACGTGA
- the mltG gene encoding endolytic transglycosylase MltG has translation MKRRALVATTLGVILLGGAVIFVDAFVFLNRPALPAGRTVIFDIPVGASFNYIAQRLARRGLLTRYAYWVGMARLQGKAQVVKAGEYRLQGPLTPQKLLDQLVAGTTRQFSLTLVEGWTFKQVMDALARHPRIEKTLHDPEDVMTALGEPGVHPEGWFFPDTYFFPRDTTDIEFLRRSHESMQRQLAELWEKRDPGLPLKTPYEALILASIVEKETAASAERPLIAGVFIARLNQDMRLQTDPTIVYRLGDGYGGDIRSSDLRGDTPYNTYIHKGLTPTPIAMPSGAALAAVLHPATTDALFFVAKPDGSHHFSVTYDEHRAAVIEYQLGGDASRYGAGAK, from the coding sequence ATGAAGCGTCGTGCCCTCGTTGCCACAACACTGGGTGTGATACTACTGGGTGGCGCGGTCATATTCGTCGATGCCTTTGTGTTCTTGAACCGGCCGGCACTGCCCGCGGGCAGAACGGTTATCTTCGATATACCGGTCGGCGCCTCTTTCAATTATATTGCGCAACGACTGGCGCGACGCGGCCTGCTCACACGCTATGCGTACTGGGTTGGCATGGCCCGGCTGCAGGGCAAGGCGCAGGTTGTCAAGGCGGGTGAATATCGTCTGCAAGGCCCCCTGACTCCACAGAAGTTGCTGGATCAACTGGTAGCCGGTACGACGCGCCAATTCAGCCTGACGCTCGTGGAAGGCTGGACATTCAAGCAGGTGATGGACGCACTGGCGCGCCACCCGCGGATCGAAAAGACTTTGCATGATCCCGAGGACGTGATGACCGCATTGGGGGAGCCCGGCGTGCACCCGGAGGGCTGGTTTTTCCCCGACACCTACTTTTTCCCGCGCGACACCACGGATATCGAATTCCTGCGCAGAAGTCATGAGAGCATGCAGCGGCAGCTTGCTGAATTATGGGAGAAGCGCGATCCCGGCCTGCCGCTGAAAACGCCTTACGAAGCGTTGATTCTGGCGTCCATCGTGGAAAAGGAAACCGCGGCATCAGCGGAGCGCCCGTTAATCGCGGGTGTGTTTATCGCACGGCTTAACCAGGATATGCGGCTGCAAACGGACCCGACCATCGTTTATAGGCTAGGCGATGGTTATGGTGGCGACATTCGCTCCAGCGATCTGCGCGGGGATACGCCGTATAACACCTATATACACAAGGGCCTTACGCCCACACCCATCGCCATGCCCAGTGGCGCCGCCCTGGCGGCAGTGCTGCATCCGGCCACGACGGACGCGCTGTTCTTTGTTGCCAAACCCGATGGCAGCCATCATTTCTCCGTGACCTACGACGAACACCGCGCAGCGGTGATCGAGTATCAACTGGGCGGCGACGCGAGCCGCTACGGAGCGGGTGCTAAGTGA
- the pabC gene encoding aminodeoxychorismate lyase: MALVNGSNQSTVPVQDRGLLYGDGVFETIAVRDAVPRQLDRHLRRLRNGCDRLAIDPPAMSLLKAEAMLLCAGVERAVLKIIITRGQGGRGYRPSVETPPTRILIIIPWPEHSPDYHNQGIAILLCRTRLARNPLLAGIKHLNRLEQVLARAEWQDEYQEGLLLDTEGVVVEGTMSNVFAVRGETLHTPALDCAGVAGIMRERIIEQANLAQTPVTIGELSVDDLERADAVFFCNSLIGIWPVRQFGARSYRAHPLVRDLVRRLDAA; the protein is encoded by the coding sequence ATGGCGCTGGTCAATGGCTCTAACCAATCCACAGTTCCCGTGCAGGATCGCGGCCTGCTGTACGGCGATGGGGTATTCGAGACCATTGCGGTGCGGGATGCGGTGCCGCGTCAGCTAGATCGACATCTGCGGCGACTCCGCAACGGCTGCGACCGCCTCGCGATCGATCCGCCCGCAATGTCACTGCTGAAAGCCGAGGCTATGTTGCTCTGCGCGGGTGTCGAACGCGCGGTGCTTAAAATTATCATCACGCGTGGGCAGGGCGGACGGGGCTATCGGCCGTCGGTCGAAACGCCGCCCACGCGTATTTTGATAATTATCCCTTGGCCGGAGCATTCGCCGGATTATCATAACCAGGGCATCGCCATACTGCTCTGCCGTACGCGCTTGGCGCGCAATCCTTTGCTCGCGGGCATTAAACACCTGAATCGGCTGGAGCAAGTCCTGGCGCGCGCTGAATGGCAGGACGAATATCAGGAGGGGTTGCTGCTCGACACCGAAGGTGTGGTGGTGGAGGGAACCATGAGCAATGTTTTCGCAGTGCGCGGGGAAACGCTGCACACGCCGGCGCTGGATTGTGCGGGTGTGGCCGGCATCATGCGGGAACGCATCATCGAACAGGCGAACCTTGCGCAAACGCCGGTCACGATCGGCGAGCTGAGCGTGGACGACTTGGAGCGCGCCGACGCCGTGTTTTTCTGCAATAGCCTCATCGGTATCTGGCCGGTGCGTCAGTTCGGTGCTCGATCGTATCGCGCGCATCCGTTAGTGCGCGACCTCGTGCGCCGGCTGGACGCCGCATGA